In Myxococcales bacterium, a single window of DNA contains:
- a CDS encoding DUF1554 domain-containing protein has translation MIFASDSLLDASGGIAAFDAACKADAAAAALAGTFKALVADTTTAARGRFTMRNERVVRPDGAVVALTDTGLLERNEAVAAAKMGASGTYYPNMGAWMGAHGANAPAAENCAGWTSNDVNSYGLAAYGGYVPAPFDAPFGPSPCASQFHVYCLQE, from the coding sequence ATGATCTTTGCCTCAGACTCGCTCCTCGACGCCTCCGGCGGCATCGCGGCATTCGACGCAGCATGCAAGGCCGACGCTGCGGCAGCGGCTCTCGCGGGAACCTTCAAGGCCTTGGTGGCCGACACGACCACGGCAGCGCGCGGACGCTTCACGATGCGCAACGAACGGGTGGTGCGGCCCGACGGAGCGGTCGTCGCGTTGACCGATACCGGCCTTCTGGAGCGAAACGAGGCGGTGGCCGCCGCCAAGATGGGCGCCAGCGGTACGTACTACCCGAACATGGGCGCGTGGATGGGTGCCCACGGAGCCAATGCGCCTGCCGCGGAGAACTGCGCTGGTTGGACCTCAAACGACGTCAATTCGTATGGCCTCGCTGCCTATGGCGGCTACGTGCCCGCCCCGTTCGACGCCCCATTCGGCCCGAGCCCGTGCGCGAGCCAGTTCCACGTCTATTGCCTCCAAGAGTGA
- a CDS encoding acyl-CoA carboxylase subunit beta has protein sequence MRELVAELEAKRARALEMGGKERIDKQHARGKLTARERFAQFFDDGVFFEVGLHGTQMGTAAGPDGKDKPAADGVICGFGKVDGRMVCAAAYDFTVKGGSIGYTGEEKVTRMRTMALTGRWPMVWFIDSAGARIDPGAMHPDMLSYWAGTGHLFREQVVMSGVVPQVAAMVGPGAAGTAYIPGLADYVPMTKDIASMALAGPPLVKAATGQEISEQELGGSKVHAEVSGVGDGEFEDDAKVIAMTKKYLSYFPSSVDERPPFVATKDPVERREESLLDLLPDSTRRPFDMLKLVRAVVDDGDFLEIKPRWARNILTCLARIGGRSVGIVANQPMMLGGILDIDAADKAARFIQICDAFHVPLVFLEDTPGFMVGSKVEHAGIIRHGAKMLHAMSAATVPKLTVVVRKAYGAGYYVMCGRAYEPDLLVAWPGAEISVMGAEGMVGIAAKKLFGDAEPPPEMRKGIVDAIQKNIDIYKVAGWGLVDDVIDPRDTRRVLALGLEMAQHKKVERPARKRGVMPV, from the coding sequence ATGAGAGAGCTCGTTGCCGAGCTCGAAGCGAAACGTGCGCGGGCCCTCGAAATGGGAGGCAAGGAGCGCATCGACAAACAACACGCGCGCGGCAAGTTGACGGCGCGGGAGCGCTTCGCGCAGTTCTTTGACGACGGCGTCTTCTTCGAGGTCGGCCTCCACGGAACGCAGATGGGCACGGCGGCCGGGCCCGACGGCAAAGACAAACCCGCCGCCGACGGCGTCATCTGCGGCTTCGGCAAGGTCGACGGCCGCATGGTGTGCGCCGCCGCGTACGACTTCACCGTGAAGGGCGGCAGCATCGGCTACACCGGCGAGGAGAAGGTCACGCGGATGCGCACCATGGCCCTCACGGGTCGTTGGCCCATGGTGTGGTTCATCGATTCGGCGGGCGCGCGCATCGATCCCGGCGCGATGCACCCGGACATGCTCTCGTATTGGGCCGGCACGGGGCACCTCTTCCGCGAGCAAGTTGTGATGAGCGGCGTCGTGCCGCAGGTGGCGGCCATGGTCGGACCGGGCGCCGCCGGCACCGCGTACATTCCCGGCCTCGCCGACTACGTGCCCATGACGAAGGACATTGCGAGCATGGCCCTCGCGGGCCCACCGCTCGTGAAGGCCGCCACGGGCCAAGAGATCAGCGAGCAAGAGCTCGGCGGCTCCAAGGTGCACGCGGAAGTCAGCGGCGTCGGTGATGGCGAGTTCGAGGACGACGCCAAGGTCATCGCGATGACGAAGAAGTACCTCTCGTACTTCCCGTCGAGCGTCGACGAGCGGCCGCCGTTTGTCGCCACGAAGGATCCGGTGGAGCGGCGCGAAGAGTCGCTCTTGGATCTCTTGCCCGACAGCACGCGACGTCCCTTCGACATGTTGAAACTCGTGCGCGCCGTCGTCGACGACGGCGATTTCCTCGAGATCAAGCCCCGCTGGGCGAGGAACATCCTCACGTGCCTCGCGCGCATCGGCGGCCGTAGCGTCGGCATCGTCGCCAACCAGCCGATGATGCTGGGGGGCATCCTCGACATCGACGCCGCCGACAAGGCCGCGCGCTTCATCCAGATCTGCGACGCGTTTCACGTGCCGCTCGTGTTCTTGGAAGACACGCCCGGCTTCATGGTCGGCTCGAAGGTCGAGCACGCGGGGATCATTCGCCACGGCGCGAAGATGCTCCACGCGATGAGCGCGGCGACGGTGCCGAAGCTGACCGTCGTCGTGCGCAAGGCCTACGGCGCCGGCTATTACGTCATGTGCGGCCGTGCCTACGAACCCGACCTCTTGGTCGCTTGGCCCGGCGCCGAGATCAGCGTGATGGGCGCCGAAGGGATGGTCGGCATCGCAGCCAAGAAGCTCTTCGGTGACGCGGAGCCGCCGCCGGAAATGCGGAAGGGCATCGTCGACGCGATTCAGAAGAACATCGACATCTACAAGGTCGCCGGCTGGGGACTCGTCGACGACGTGATCGATCCGCGCGACACGCGCCGCGTCCTCGCCTTGGGGCTCGAGATGGCGCAGCACAAGAAGGTAGAGCGCCCCGCGAGGAAGCGCGGCGTGATGCCTGTGTAG
- a CDS encoding enoyl-CoA hydratase/isomerase family protein — translation MPRYERIKVTVDGPVFAITLAVPERRNAIGPRMANELLDAIDRARSDDAIRVITLEGEGKVFCAGGDFAEMMSGAAPTRSDVPPRGDFADLLREMVRSVKPIVCKVNGHAMGGGLGLVAASTFAIASSDAKLGTPEIDVGLFPMMIMAVLVRFVPRRRVLKMMLLGERIDAAEAKAIGILNDAVPKDELDAKVAELVGELTKKSPAAMRLGLRAFGAQDGMDLEESLPLLRERLGECLGTDDAREGLMAFAEKREPVWTGK, via the coding sequence GTGCCGCGCTACGAGCGAATCAAGGTGACCGTCGACGGTCCCGTCTTCGCCATCACGCTGGCGGTCCCCGAGCGGCGCAACGCCATCGGGCCGCGCATGGCCAACGAGCTGCTCGACGCCATCGATCGGGCGCGCAGCGACGACGCCATCCGCGTCATCACGCTCGAAGGCGAGGGGAAGGTCTTCTGCGCCGGCGGCGACTTTGCAGAGATGATGAGCGGCGCCGCGCCGACGCGCAGCGACGTGCCGCCACGCGGCGACTTCGCCGATCTCTTGCGCGAGATGGTTCGCTCCGTGAAGCCCATCGTCTGCAAGGTGAACGGCCACGCCATGGGCGGCGGCCTCGGGCTCGTCGCTGCGAGCACCTTCGCCATCGCGTCGAGCGACGCGAAGCTCGGCACGCCCGAGATCGACGTGGGCCTCTTCCCCATGATGATCATGGCCGTCTTGGTCCGCTTCGTCCCGCGCCGTCGCGTGCTCAAGATGATGCTCCTCGGCGAGCGCATCGACGCCGCCGAGGCGAAGGCCATCGGCATCCTCAACGACGCCGTGCCCAAAGACGAGCTCGACGCGAAGGTGGCTGAGCTCGTGGGCGAGCTCACCAAGAAGAGCCCGGCGGCGATGCGCCTCGGCCTCCGCGCGTTCGGCGCGCAGGACGGCATGGACCTCGAAGAGTCGCTCCCGCTGCTCCGCGAGCGGCTCGGTGAGTGTTTGGGCACTGACGATGCGCGCGAGGGCCTCATGGCCTTCGCCGAAAAACGTGAACCGGTTTGGACCGGAAAATAG
- a CDS encoding 3-keto-5-aminohexanoate cleavage protein: MRDPDLCVITCALTGVLANRAQCPAIPYTPEEIGEEAKRAHDAGAAVVHIHARNDDGSPTFSPAVFARIKEEVRKRSPVLLNFSTGTMLDDVSDQVGYIRGSKPEIAALNMGTMNYAKYSEKRKSFVFDMVFPNTYEKIQKLLTAMNEAGVKPELECFDAGHTQGIGPLLDMGILKPPLQFSFIVGVLGGIPPLVESLQLQTRIMPAGSEWEVIGIGRTGFRMVASALVLGGNIRVGLEDNFYLPSGEMARSNGDLVDVAARMVRDVGRKVATVSEARAILGLDALGKTGAL, from the coding sequence ATGAGAGACCCGGACTTGTGCGTCATCACCTGCGCGCTCACTGGCGTCTTGGCGAACCGAGCCCAGTGCCCGGCCATTCCGTACACGCCGGAGGAGATTGGCGAAGAAGCCAAACGCGCCCACGACGCCGGCGCCGCCGTGGTGCACATCCACGCGCGCAACGACGACGGCTCACCGACCTTCAGCCCGGCGGTGTTTGCCCGCATCAAGGAGGAGGTGCGGAAGCGCTCGCCGGTGCTCCTCAACTTCTCGACCGGCACGATGCTCGACGACGTGAGCGATCAGGTCGGGTACATCCGCGGGAGCAAGCCCGAGATCGCCGCCCTCAACATGGGCACGATGAACTACGCGAAGTACTCTGAGAAGCGGAAGAGCTTCGTCTTCGACATGGTGTTCCCGAACACCTACGAAAAGATTCAGAAGCTCCTCACCGCCATGAACGAGGCGGGCGTGAAGCCCGAGCTCGAGTGTTTCGACGCCGGCCACACGCAAGGCATCGGCCCGTTGCTCGACATGGGCATCCTCAAGCCACCGCTCCAGTTCTCCTTCATCGTCGGCGTCTTGGGCGGCATCCCGCCGCTCGTCGAGAGCCTCCAGTTGCAGACGCGCATCATGCCCGCCGGCAGCGAGTGGGAGGTCATCGGCATCGGCCGAACGGGCTTCCGCATGGTGGCCTCGGCGCTCGTCTTGGGCGGCAACATCCGCGTGGGCCTAGAAGACAACTTCTACTTGCCCAGCGGAGAGATGGCTCGCTCCAACGGCGATCTCGTCGACGTCGCGGCGCGCATGGTGCGTGACGTGGGGCGCAAGGTCGCCACCGTCTCGGAGGCGCGCGCCATCCTCGGGCTCGACGCTCTCGGAAAGACCGGTGCGTTGTGA
- a CDS encoding MarR family transcriptional regulator, translating to MATKPARADTDAILKGLVALYTDNRRLTKRVAARARLTGPQLVVVKLLEEVGAMSLSELSEAMRVGNSTLTGIALRMEREGLVRRERDPRDRRVVRLTLSPKGRRASAEVPVEPIGIYRRALALLTAEEAKMLHGIVDKLTIAVRRIVDEELGATLRVSPARRGARLAVHSKEAS from the coding sequence ATGGCGACCAAACCCGCGCGCGCTGACACCGATGCCATCCTGAAGGGCCTCGTGGCGCTCTACACCGACAACCGCCGGCTCACGAAGCGTGTGGCGGCGCGGGCGCGCCTCACGGGGCCGCAGCTCGTGGTCGTGAAGCTCCTCGAAGAGGTTGGCGCCATGTCCCTCTCGGAGCTCAGCGAAGCGATGCGCGTCGGCAACAGCACCCTCACGGGCATCGCCCTCCGCATGGAGCGCGAAGGCCTCGTGCGTCGCGAGCGCGATCCCCGCGATCGGCGCGTCGTGCGCTTGACCCTGTCGCCGAAGGGGCGGCGCGCGTCGGCGGAGGTCCCCGTCGAGCCCATCGGCATCTACCGGCGGGCCCTGGCGCTCCTCACGGCGGAGGAAGCCAAGATGCTCCACGGCATCGTCGACAAGCTGACGATCGCCGTGCGGCGCATCGTCGATGAAGAACTCGGGGCGACGCTTCGCGTCTCCCCTGCGCGGCGAGGCGCTCGTTTGGCCGTTCACTCGAAGGAGGCATCATGA
- a CDS encoding DUF177 domain-containing protein: MTEEAHRDAAGHARRAAEFSIPVADIDAGGKPFEFPIRPAWVRGALEDAESTTSGKPGSLAVRVSRSGHDIVVHGRLECELEAPCARCLKPTPFVVAETLSLLFMPAAELKKREMAAEAEMAPGDADTFPYQGETVVLDDVVRDELLLETPMIPLCSEDCPGIRPAEDGAAKPQEPSSGDKVDPRLAPLLRFRTTSKE; encoded by the coding sequence ATGACCGAAGAAGCCCACCGCGACGCCGCCGGCCATGCCCGGAGAGCCGCCGAGTTCAGCATCCCCGTCGCCGACATCGACGCCGGCGGGAAGCCCTTTGAGTTCCCGATCCGCCCCGCGTGGGTTCGGGGCGCCCTCGAGGATGCGGAGTCGACCACGTCGGGCAAGCCCGGCTCGTTGGCCGTTCGCGTCTCCCGGAGCGGCCACGACATCGTCGTGCACGGCCGCCTCGAATGCGAGCTCGAGGCGCCTTGCGCCCGGTGCCTCAAGCCGACGCCGTTCGTCGTGGCCGAGACGCTCAGCCTGCTCTTTATGCCGGCCGCCGAGCTGAAGAAGCGCGAGATGGCCGCCGAAGCCGAGATGGCCCCCGGCGACGCCGATACCTTCCCTTATCAAGGCGAGACCGTCGTCCTCGACGACGTCGTGCGGGACGAGCTCTTGCTCGAAACCCCCATGATCCCCTTGTGCTCGGAAGACTGCCCTGGTATTCGCCCCGCGGAAGACGGCGCGGCAAAGCCGCAAGAGCCGTCCTCGGGCGATAAAGTCGATCCTCGGCTAGCCCCTCTTCTCCGTTTCAGAACGACCTCAAAGGAGTGA
- the rpmF gene encoding 50S ribosomal protein L32, with protein MAVPKRRTSRSKRNMRRANHDKVTAPQLIPCANCGEPSIPHRACASCGFYKGKKVAAAAKGD; from the coding sequence GTGGCGGTTCCCAAGCGACGTACGAGCCGATCCAAGCGCAACATGCGCCGCGCGAACCATGACAAGGTGACGGCGCCCCAGCTCATCCCCTGCGCCAACTGTGGCGAGCCCTCGATCCCGCACCGCGCCTGCGCGTCCTGCGGTTTTTACAAGGGCAAGAAGGTCGCAGCCGCCGCCAAAGGCGACTGA
- the fabD gene encoding ACP S-malonyltransferase: MKLAWFFPGQGSQSVGMGRDLRDASPAARAVFDAADAALGEGLTDLILNGPEERLTLTENAQPAIVTVSMAALAALRERLPDHEAVRPAFAAGHSLGEYSALVAAGALPLEAAVRLVRARGKAMQSAVPPGVGAMAAIMGIDDRARLEALCREASQGDESVQPANFNAPGQVVIAGHAAAVARASDLASKERGKAIALKVSAPFHCALMAPAARALQGELERVVIGAPAFPVVANFDATPNADAARVKELLVRQVDGAVRWEDSVRRMVADGVTHALEIGPGKVLAGLCRRISKELKVLSVSDMTALDGVDAFLRS; this comes from the coding sequence ATGAAGCTCGCCTGGTTCTTTCCTGGCCAAGGGTCTCAATCGGTCGGCATGGGCCGCGACCTGCGCGATGCCTCGCCGGCGGCGCGGGCGGTGTTTGACGCAGCCGACGCCGCCCTCGGCGAAGGCCTCACGGACCTGATCCTGAACGGCCCCGAGGAGCGCCTTACGCTCACGGAAAATGCTCAGCCCGCCATCGTGACGGTGAGCATGGCTGCGCTGGCGGCGCTTCGTGAGCGGCTGCCGGACCACGAAGCCGTCCGCCCCGCCTTCGCGGCCGGCCACTCGCTCGGCGAGTACTCGGCCCTCGTGGCCGCCGGGGCCCTTCCGCTCGAAGCGGCGGTGCGGCTCGTGCGGGCGCGGGGCAAGGCCATGCAGAGCGCCGTTCCGCCCGGCGTTGGGGCCATGGCGGCCATCATGGGCATCGACGACCGCGCGCGGCTCGAAGCCCTTTGCCGCGAGGCGAGCCAGGGCGACGAGTCGGTCCAGCCGGCCAACTTCAACGCGCCCGGGCAGGTGGTCATCGCGGGTCATGCCGCAGCCGTGGCCCGCGCCAGCGACCTTGCCAGCAAGGAGCGCGGCAAGGCCATCGCGCTCAAGGTCAGCGCCCCCTTCCACTGCGCGCTCATGGCGCCGGCGGCCCGGGCCCTTCAGGGCGAGCTCGAACGCGTCGTCATCGGCGCGCCGGCGTTCCCGGTGGTCGCCAACTTCGACGCGACCCCAAACGCCGACGCGGCCCGCGTGAAGGAGCTCCTGGTCCGCCAAGTCGACGGCGCCGTGCGCTGGGAAGACTCGGTCCGCCGCATGGTGGCCGACGGCGTAACCCACGCGCTCGAGATCGGCCCCGGGAAGGTGCTGGCGGGCCTCTGCCGTCGCATTTCCAAGGAGCTGAAGGTCTTGAGCGTCTCCGACATGACGGCCCTGGACGGCGTCGATGCGTTTCTGCGCTCATGA
- the fabG gene encoding 3-oxoacyl-ACP reductase FabG — protein sequence MFRLDGKIALVTGGSRGIGRACAEALASQGATVIVNYVRGEDAARATADAITQKGGKADIAGFDVADTQATETAIEGLIQKHGRIDILVANAGIAIDGLLLRLKDDDLDRLWQTNLRGALACARASTKSMMRTKAGRVLFLSSVVAEMGNPGQTGYAATKAALIGAAKCIAREYASRNITVNVIAPGFIDTDMTNAMKTEAKEFIQKQIPLGRTGRAEEIAAACVYLASDEAAYVTGQVLRVNGGMYV from the coding sequence ATGTTCCGACTGGACGGTAAAATCGCCCTCGTCACCGGCGGCTCGCGAGGCATCGGCCGCGCGTGCGCCGAGGCCCTCGCGTCGCAAGGCGCCACGGTCATCGTGAACTATGTGCGCGGCGAAGACGCCGCTCGCGCCACCGCCGACGCCATCACCCAGAAGGGCGGCAAGGCCGACATCGCGGGCTTCGACGTGGCGGACACCCAGGCGACCGAGACGGCCATCGAGGGCCTCATCCAGAAGCACGGACGCATCGACATCCTGGTGGCCAACGCAGGCATCGCCATCGACGGCCTGCTCCTTCGCCTCAAAGACGACGATCTCGATCGCCTCTGGCAGACCAACCTGCGCGGCGCTCTCGCCTGCGCGCGCGCCTCCACGAAGAGCATGATGCGCACGAAGGCTGGCCGCGTGCTCTTTCTCTCCAGCGTGGTCGCCGAGATGGGAAACCCCGGCCAGACGGGCTACGCAGCCACCAAGGCGGCCCTCATCGGCGCCGCCAAGTGCATCGCCCGCGAATACGCGTCGCGGAACATCACCGTGAACGTCATCGCGCCGGGCTTCATCGACACGGACATGACGAACGCCATGAAGACCGAGGCGAAGGAGTTCATCCAGAAGCAGATCCCCCTCGGGCGCACCGGGCGGGCCGAAGAGATCGCCGCGGCATGCGTCTATCTCGCGAGCGACGAAGCGGCGTATGTCACGGGGCAAGTGCTCCGCGTCAACGGCGGCATGTACGTTTGA
- the acpP gene encoding acyl carrier protein has translation MAQDIASEVKRIIKEQLDVDEKDIKPESTFIEDLGADSLGLVELALAFEEAFEIDIPDEDVEKIRTVQDAIDYVEKHAKK, from the coding sequence ATGGCTCAGGACATCGCCAGCGAGGTCAAGCGCATCATCAAAGAGCAGCTCGACGTCGATGAGAAAGACATCAAGCCCGAGTCGACGTTCATCGAAGACCTCGGGGCTGACTCGCTCGGGCTCGTAGAGCTCGCGCTGGCGTTCGAGGAGGCGTTCGAGATCGACATTCCCGACGAAGACGTCGAGAAGATCCGCACGGTCCAAGACGCCATCGACTACGTCGAGAAGCACGCCAAGAAGTAG
- the fabF gene encoding beta-ketoacyl-ACP synthase II codes for MERVVITGIGLVTPVALGTQASFQALCAGTSGIERITLFDCSAFRVQIAGEVKGWDPLAFIEKKKLKEFDRFSEFAMGAAKMAIDDAKLELTDEERDEAGCFVGVGIGGLFSLEKTKQTLIDKGPSKISPYAIPNIIANLAAGQVSMAHGLRGPSYCTTSACSSGAHAIGEAFEWIRRGRAQVMVAGGAEAAVTPVGIGGFEAMFALSKRNDAPHQASRPFDKGRDGFVCGEGAGILVMETLTRARKRGARVYAEVTGYGATSDAHHLTQPAPNGAGAQRAMKMALKDAKQSPEAVDYINAHGTSTPVGDVEETRAILSVFGEHAREKKLWVSSTKSMMGHLLGAAGAVESAVCALAIAEGKIPPTANLDDPDPECVLDYVAKTGRERPTRHAMNNSFGFGGTNCSLLFSRVES; via the coding sequence ATGGAACGCGTCGTCATCACAGGCATCGGCCTTGTCACGCCGGTCGCGCTGGGCACCCAGGCCAGCTTCCAAGCGTTGTGCGCCGGCACGTCCGGCATCGAGCGCATCACGCTCTTCGACTGCAGCGCCTTTCGCGTGCAGATCGCCGGCGAGGTGAAGGGCTGGGATCCGCTCGCCTTCATCGAGAAGAAGAAGCTGAAGGAGTTCGATCGCTTCAGCGAGTTCGCGATGGGCGCCGCCAAGATGGCCATCGACGACGCCAAGCTCGAGCTGACCGACGAAGAGCGCGACGAGGCTGGCTGCTTCGTCGGCGTGGGCATCGGCGGCCTCTTCTCGCTCGAGAAGACGAAGCAGACCCTGATCGACAAGGGCCCCTCCAAGATCAGCCCCTACGCGATCCCCAACATCATCGCCAACCTCGCCGCCGGCCAAGTGTCGATGGCGCACGGCCTAAGGGGCCCTAGCTACTGCACAACGAGCGCCTGTTCGAGCGGCGCACACGCCATCGGCGAGGCCTTCGAGTGGATCCGCCGCGGCCGCGCCCAGGTGATGGTCGCCGGCGGCGCAGAAGCCGCGGTCACGCCCGTCGGCATCGGCGGCTTCGAGGCGATGTTCGCGCTCTCGAAGCGCAACGACGCGCCCCACCAAGCGAGCCGCCCCTTCGACAAGGGCCGCGACGGCTTCGTCTGCGGCGAGGGCGCCGGCATCCTCGTCATGGAGACGCTCACGCGAGCCCGCAAGCGCGGCGCCCGCGTCTACGCGGAGGTCACCGGCTACGGCGCCACGAGCGACGCGCACCACCTCACGCAACCGGCGCCCAACGGCGCCGGCGCCCAGCGCGCCATGAAGATGGCCCTGAAAGACGCGAAGCAATCGCCGGAAGCCGTCGACTACATCAACGCGCACGGCACCTCCACGCCGGTGGGCGATGTCGAAGAGACGCGGGCGATCCTCAGCGTCTTTGGCGAACACGCGCGCGAGAAGAAGCTGTGGGTGAGCTCCACCAAGTCGATGATGGGCCACCTCCTCGGCGCCGCCGGCGCCGTCGAGAGCGCGGTCTGCGCGCTGGCCATCGCCGAGGGAAAGATTCCGCCAACCGCCAACCTCGACGACCCGGACCCCGAGTGCGTCCTCGATTACGTCGCCAAGACGGGCCGGGAGCGCCCCACGCGCCACGCGATGAACAACTCCTTCGGCTTCGGCGGGACGAACTGTTCTTTGCTATTCTCGCGGGTCGAAAGCTGA
- the nrdR gene encoding transcriptional repressor NrdR produces the protein MKCPFCSHVESKVIDSRVSTAADVTRRRRECEKCQRRFTTYERVEEVLPLVAKRDGRREMFDRQKVLLGMRKACEKRPISLETIEGAVDQIERDLIDSGDKEVSATSVGERVMRHLRRLDDIAYVRFASVYRSFRDLDEFRAELEKLARDRKDGPEGPEAIES, from the coding sequence ATGAAATGCCCATTTTGCTCCCACGTGGAGAGCAAAGTCATCGACTCCCGCGTCTCGACGGCGGCCGACGTGACGCGCCGCCGCCGCGAATGCGAGAAGTGCCAGAGGCGCTTCACGACCTACGAGCGCGTGGAGGAAGTCTTGCCGCTCGTCGCGAAACGAGACGGCCGCCGCGAGATGTTCGACCGCCAGAAGGTCCTCCTCGGCATGCGCAAGGCGTGCGAGAAGCGCCCCATCTCCCTTGAGACCATCGAAGGCGCCGTCGACCAGATCGAGCGCGACCTCATCGACTCGGGCGACAAGGAGGTCTCGGCGACGTCCGTCGGCGAGCGCGTGATGCGCCACCTTCGCCGCCTCGACGACATCGCGTACGTCCGCTTCGCCAGCGTCTACCGCTCGTTCCGCGATCTCGACGAGTTTCGTGCCGAGCTCGAGAAGCTCGCCCGCGACCGGAAGGACGGCCCCGAAGGCCCGGAGGCGATCGAGTCATGA
- the ribD gene encoding bifunctional diaminohydroxyphosphoribosylaminopyrimidine deaminase/5-amino-6-(5-phosphoribosylamino)uracil reductase RibD — MTASDPVDEAWMDRALAEAAKGHPSPNPHVGAALVKGGELLGVAHHERAGEDHAEVAVIRAAGDKAHGATLYVTLEPCNHHGRTPPCTETILAAKIARVVVACRDPNPHVNGGGLDRLRAAGVEVVLGVRQGEAARIIGPWAKFVTQEIPHVSLKLAVSLDGRIATRTGASKWVTGPEARIRVHALRAAHDAVAVGIGTAIADDPRLTVRDAPGGSPVRVVFDTKLRIPRTSRLVETATQIPTWVVCSVDAESGAEAELAGRGVDIVRAPASAEGRIDMPSALRMLAARGIVSLLVEGGAELAGSILASRLADELHVFIAPSLLGPRGRPGAVDWAGPSTPAEAPYIHDPKWELVGNDAHVFGPLRYPERAEG, encoded by the coding sequence ATGACCGCGTCTGATCCGGTCGACGAAGCGTGGATGGATCGCGCGCTGGCGGAAGCCGCCAAGGGCCACCCGTCCCCGAACCCGCACGTGGGGGCGGCCCTTGTCAAAGGCGGCGAGCTCCTGGGCGTGGCGCATCACGAGCGCGCCGGCGAAGACCACGCCGAGGTCGCGGTCATTCGCGCGGCCGGCGACAAGGCGCACGGCGCGACCCTGTACGTGACGCTAGAGCCCTGCAACCACCACGGACGGACGCCGCCGTGTACCGAAACGATCCTCGCGGCGAAGATCGCGCGCGTCGTCGTGGCGTGCCGCGATCCCAACCCGCACGTGAACGGCGGAGGGCTCGACCGCCTTCGCGCGGCCGGCGTCGAGGTCGTGCTCGGCGTGCGTCAAGGCGAGGCGGCCCGCATCATCGGCCCATGGGCGAAGTTCGTGACGCAAGAGATCCCTCACGTTTCGCTCAAGCTCGCCGTCTCCCTCGACGGGCGCATCGCCACGCGCACCGGCGCGTCGAAATGGGTGACGGGCCCCGAAGCGCGCATCCGCGTTCATGCCTTGCGGGCCGCCCACGACGCCGTGGCCGTCGGCATCGGCACCGCCATCGCCGACGATCCGCGACTGACGGTGCGCGACGCGCCCGGCGGTAGCCCCGTTCGCGTGGTGTTCGATACGAAGCTGCGCATTCCTCGCACCTCGCGCCTCGTTGAGACGGCGACGCAGATCCCAACGTGGGTGGTTTGCAGCGTCGACGCCGAGAGCGGCGCCGAGGCCGAGCTCGCCGGTCGCGGCGTCGACATCGTGCGGGCTCCCGCGTCCGCCGAGGGGCGCATCGACATGCCTTCGGCGCTTCGCATGCTCGCGGCGCGCGGCATCGTGTCGCTACTCGTGGAAGGGGGCGCCGAGCTCGCCGGGAGCATCCTCGCGTCCCGCCTCGCCGACGAGCTCCACGTCTTCATCGCGCCGTCGCTCTTGGGGCCGCGCGGCCGCCCGGGGGCCGTCGACTGGGCGGGCCCGTCGACGCCGGCCGAGGCGCCTTACATCCACGACCCCAAATGGGAGCTCGTGGGCAACGACGCCCACGTCTTTGGCCCCCTCCGGTACCCGGAGCGCGCCGAGGGTTAG
- the def gene encoding peptide deformylase, protein MAIRTILHYPDKRLREKGERIERVTPEIRTLIDDMAETMYAAPGVGLAATQIGEALSLFVIDVASDNEPSDLRVFINPEILETSGCLDWQEGCLSFPGVTEEVERAAKVKVRAQDRDGASFELEAEGLLAVAIQHEFDHLQGVLMIDHLGALKKRIVHRKMQKRADSETTP, encoded by the coding sequence ATGGCCATTCGGACCATCCTCCACTACCCGGACAAGCGCCTTCGCGAGAAGGGCGAGAGGATCGAGCGCGTGACGCCCGAGATCCGCACGCTCATCGACGACATGGCCGAGACCATGTACGCGGCGCCGGGCGTGGGCCTCGCGGCGACGCAGATTGGGGAGGCGCTTTCGCTCTTCGTCATCGACGTGGCGAGCGACAACGAGCCGAGCGATCTGCGCGTCTTCATCAACCCGGAGATCCTCGAGACGAGCGGTTGCCTCGATTGGCAGGAGGGGTGCCTCTCCTTCCCCGGCGTGACCGAAGAGGTCGAGCGGGCTGCCAAGGTGAAGGTGCGCGCGCAGGATCGCGACGGCGCGTCGTTCGAGCTCGAGGCTGAGGGGCTCTTGGCGGTGGCGATTCAGCACGAGTTCGACCACCTGCAAGGGGTCTTGATGATCGACCACTTGGGTGCGCTGAAGAAGCGCATCGTGCATCGGAAGATGCAGAAGAGGGCGGACTCGGAGACGACGCCGTAG